From one Culex quinquefasciatus strain JHB chromosome 3, VPISU_Cqui_1.0_pri_paternal, whole genome shotgun sequence genomic stretch:
- the LOC6043815 gene encoding corepressor interacting with RBPJ 1 → MGKGFNNYMCKKFFHPASRDNLKRVWMAEQQAEAYKKKQEELRNQYEKEQELHDNKAILSRDSKDKLSVNFMYELPPGMKKEAREPEKTDEAEYKFEWQRKFNAPRESYCKGDTEIRDQPFGIQVRNVRCIKCHKWGHINTDKECTMYSLSMSEAKKIHSEAEGNQVLSKKNLEQGLREDGLAMKRSACELATAHQLVEEPGLDKVQTETDFLKSLSTKQKKKLLKKLEKIEKRHKSEKKHRKSETSSSDSDEDEDEDRRSSRKKSKKSHRKRESDSDSDDDRHHRRKESRSRKPHSSSGRHDRDRSRSPRRSHKRR, encoded by the exons GTATGGATGGCGGAACAGCAGGCGGAAGCGTACAAGAAAAAGCAGGAGGAACTGCGGAACCAGTACGAGAAGGAGCAGGAACTTCACGACAACAAGGCGATCCTCAGCAGGGACAGCAAGGACAAACTGAGCGTCAACTTCATGTACGAGCTGCCGCCCGGAATGAAGAAGGAAGCGCGCGAGCCGGAAAAAACGGACGAGGCCGAGTACAAGTTCGAATGGCAGCGCAAATTCAACGCGCCACGCGAGAGCTACTGCAAGGGCGACACCGAGATCCGGGATCAACC GTTTGGCATCCAGGTGAGGAACGTCCGCTGCATCAAGTGCCACAAGTGGGGCCACATCAACACCGACAAGGAGTGCACCATGTACAGTTTGTCGATGAGTGAGGCCAAAAAGATTCATTCCGAGGCGGAAGGGAATCAGGTTCTTTCGAAGAAAAATCTTGAGCAGGGTCTCCGCGAGGACGGACTTGCCATGAAGAGAAGCGCATGTGAGTTGGCCACTGCCCATCAGTTGGTAGAGGAGCCGGGACTGGACAAGGTCCAGACGGAGACGGACTTTCTGAAGTCGCTGTCCACCAAGCAAAAGAAGAAACTGTTGAAAAAGCTGGAGAAGATTGAAAAACGTCACAAATCCGAGAAGAAGCATCGCAAAAGCGAGACTTCCTCGTCCGATAGTGATGAGGATGAGGACGAGGACAGACGCTCGTCCCGGAAGAAGTCAAAGAAATCCCACCGCAAACGTGAGTCCGATTCGGATTCGGACGATGACCGCCACCACCGTCGAAAGGAGAGCAGAAGCCGCAAGCCGCACAGCAGCTCGGGAAGACACGATCGTGACCGCTCCAGAAGTCCCCGCAGAAGCCACAAGCGGCGCTAA
- the LOC6043787 gene encoding COP9 signalosome complex subunit 1b: MPLQLNVPNAVEPMQVDAQPEDNENNEEELYVVENPSLDLEVANQYTGLAKLHRLIYIADHCPALRLESLKMAINYVTTTYNVTLYQHLHKKLADLSGGSTLPDVAAQSSSQDVPSFDSAWVETKSKKSALKLEKLDCDLKNYKANSIKESIRRGHDDLGDHYLNCGDLSNALKCYSRARDYCTSGKHVVNMCLNVIKVSIYLQNWSHVLSYVSKAEGTTEIAETSKDKDPNHAVVTRLKCAAGLAELATRKYKSAAKHFLQANFDLCDFPEMISTNNVAMYGGLCALATFDRQELKNVISSSSFKLFLELEPQLRDIIFKFYESKYASCLKLLDEIKDNLLLDMYIAPHVNSLYTQIRNRALVQYFSPYMSADMRKMATAFNRSVGALENELMQLILDGQIQARIDSHNKILYAKDADHRSATFEKAILVGKEFQRRSRMLILRAAMVRHHIHVKNQPRESNHTEILPATGSSSSSLVRN, translated from the exons ATGCCGCTGCAGCTAAACGTCCCG AACGCGGTCGAACCGATGCAGGTGGACGCCCAACCCGAGGACAACGAGAACAATGAGGAGGAACTGTACGTGGTGGAAAATCCGTCGCTGGATTTGGAGGTGGCGAACCAGTACACGGGACTGGCCAAGTTGCACCGGTTGATTTACATTGCGGACCACTGTCCAGCGCTGCGGCTCGAGTCGCTCAAGATGGCCATTAACTACGTAACCACGACGTATAATGTGACGCTGTACCAGCACTTGCACAAGAAGTTGGCCGATTTGTCCGGCGGAAGTACGCTGCCGGATGTGGCGGCGCAGTCGAGCTCACAGGACGTTCCGAGTTTTGACTCGGCCTGGGTTGAGACCAAGAGCAAGAAATCGGCGCTGAAGTTGGAGAAGTTGGACTGTGATTTGAAGAATTACAAGGCGAACTCAATCAAGGAGAGCATCCGGCGCGGTCATGACGACCTCGGCGATCACTATTTGAACTGTGGCGATTTGTCGAATGCGCTCAAGTGTTACTCGCGGGCTCGCGATTACTGTACCAGCGGCAAGCACGTCGTAAACATGTGTTTGAACGTGATCAAGGTGTCGATCTATCTGCAGAACTGGTCCCACGTTCTGAGCTACGTTTCCAAGGCGGAAGGAACTACGGAGATTGCGGAAACTTCAAAGGACAAGGACCCGAACCATGCGGTGGTGACGCGCTTGAAGTGCGCTGCGGGATTGGCCGAGCTGGCCACGCGGAAGTACAAATCCGCTGCCAAGCACTTCCTGCAGGCAAACTTTGATCTGTGCGATTTTCCCGAGATGATCTCCACGAATAATGTCGCAATGTACGGGGGACTGTGCGCCCTGGCCACGTTCGACAGACAGGAGCTGAAGAACGTCATCTCGAGCAGCTCGTTCAAGCTGTTCCTGGAGCTGGAACCGCAGCTGCGCGACATCATTTTCAAGTTTTACGAGTCAAAGTACGCTTCCTGTCTGAAGCTGCTCGACGAGATCAAGGACAATCTGCTGCTGGACATGTACATTGCGCCGCATGTCAACTCGCTGTACACGCAGATCCGGAACCGCGCCCTCGTCCAGTACTTTAGCCCGTACATGTCGGCGGACATGCGCAAGATGGCCACCGCGTTCAACCGGTCCGTCGGGGCGCTCGAGAACGAGCTGATGCAGCTGATTTTGGACGGGCAGATCCAGGCCCGCATCGACTCGCACAACAAGATTCTGTACGCGAAGGACGCCGACCACAGGAGTGCCACCTTCGAGAAGGCCATCCTGGTGGGCAAGGAGTTCCAGCGGCGCTCGCGGATGCTGATCCTGCGGGCGGCCATGGTTCGGCACCACATTCACGTGAAG AACCAACCCCGCGAGAGCAACCACACCGAGATCCTGCCGGCCACGggctcctcgtcgtcgtcgctggtCCGCAATTGA
- the LOC6043788 gene encoding rhythmically expressed gene 2 protein, protein MSSLSRFRLITFDVHNTLLQIRSAPGKKYGELGAMFGISNNKNQLVANYVQSWHKMNRLHPNFGLKTKIGYKQWWQMMIGGIFNENGTHNIPEDKIEQMTEHFMEFFKTSGFWQHCYGSIDFLNYLKLQRHIEANGNGKEPPFKLGVVSNFDPRLDVLLRNMKINHYFDFVLNSYDVGFMKPTKEIFATAMKASELKDLKPSECLHIGATPATDYFGARNAGWYGLLVHEKSAEDLTRKYGQLVDDNHVFSSLFDIHKKISNDYMKW, encoded by the exons ATGAGTAGTTTGTCGCGATTCCGCTTGATTACCTTCGACGTCCACAACACTTTGCTGCAAATCCGATCAGCTCCGGGCAAGAAATATGGCGAACTTGGGGCCATGTTCGGTATCAGCAACAATAAGAATCAGCTGGTGGCCAATTACGTGCAGAGTTG GCACAAAATGAACCGGCTACATCCGAACTTTGGACTGAAGACTAAAATAGGATACAAGCAGTGGTGGCAAATGATGATCGGAG GTATTTTCAACGAAAATGGTACTCACAACATTCCGGAAGACAAAATCGAACAGATGACCGAGCATTTCATGGAGTTTTTCAAAACCAGCGGCTTCTGGCAGCACTGCTACGGCTCGATCGACTTCCTGAACTACCTGAAACTTCAGCGGCACATCGAAGCGAACGGAAACGGCAAAGAGCCCCCGTTCAAGCTGGGAGTCGTTTCCAACTTCGATCCCAGGTTGGACGTTCTGTTGAGAAACATGAAGATCAACCACTACTTTGACTTTGTGCTCAACTCGTACGACGTTGGGTTCATGAAACCTACCAAGGAGATATTCGCCACCGCCATGAAGGCATCCGAACTGAAGGACTTGAAACCGAGCGAATGTTTGCACATCGGGGCCACACCCGCGACGGATTACTTCGGCGCACGGAACGCCGGCTGGTACGGGCTGTTGGTTCATGAGAAATCCGCTGAAGATCTTACTCGAAAATATGGACAGCTGGTGGATGACAACCACGTGTTCTCTAGTCTTTTTGATATTCACAAGAAAATTTCCAACGATTACATGAAATGGTAA
- the LOC6043786 gene encoding mitochondrial assembly of ribosomal large subunit protein 1, with the protein MALALQHTLRRLARQSGLASVRLFHDEFIKPSPPTVRKGNPSNIAAEPRVPAAGSIANKYQVFRDIDATVILDVEEERQLQQNLEESTVDEAEPQPGNALPSVFSGINLQRGKTGVYDIDDLVTVLRLNNAENVFVCSVSQEIKYVDYICVVTGMSFRHMRGIAEFVRKIFKMKRAPSDIIPKIEGENSRDWMALDLGNIALHIFSEQAREQYDLESLWAVGAKYDRECNKPAEPLVELFERHSVYLNDLKPLKKERTTVDGEQTSG; encoded by the exons ATGGCCCTCGCTCTTCAACACACCCTCCGGCGTCTCGCCCGACAATCCGGCCTTGCTTCGGTCCGGCTGTTCCACGACGAGTTCATCAAGCCCAGTCCTCCCACGGTCAGAAAAGGAAACCCAAGCAATATTGCAGCAGAACCACGCGTTCCCGCCGCCGGTTCCATCGCCAACAAGTATCAAGTTTTCCGGGACATAGACGCAACGGTGATTCTAGACGTGGAAGAAGAACGGCAACTCCAGCAGAACTTGGAGGAAAGCACGGTGGATGAGGCGGAACCACAGCCGGGCAATGCTTTGCCGAGCGTTTTCAGCGGTATTAATCTGCAGC GAGGCAAAACCGGCGTGTACGACATCGATGACCTGGTGACGGTTCTACGACTCAACAACGCCGAGAACGTCTTTGTGTGTTCCGTCTCGCAGGAGATCAAGTACGTGGATTACATCTGCGTTGTGACCGGGATGAGCTTCCGGCACATGCGAGGTATCGCGGAATTTGTGCGGAAGATCTTTAAAATGAAGCGCGCGCCGTCGGACATCATACCGAAGATTGAGGGTGAAAACAGTCGCGACTGGATGGCGTTGGATCTGGGCAACATCGCTCTGCACATCTTCTCCGAACAGGCCCGGGAGCAGTACGACCTGGAATCGCTGTGGGCCGTCGGGGCGAAGTACGACCGGGAGTGTAACAAGCCAGCGGAACCGCTGGTGGAGCTGTTCGAGCGACATTCGGTTTATCTGAACGATTTGAAACCGCTGAAGAAGGAGAGGACAACGGTGGACGGGGAGCAAACGTCGGGGTGA
- the LOC6043783 gene encoding LOW QUALITY PROTEIN: DNA replication licensing factor MCM4 (The sequence of the model RefSeq protein was modified relative to this genomic sequence to represent the inferred CDS: inserted 1 base in 1 codon) — protein MSSPARPSRGRRENGSQNTPLKQTTSNNETETPLRMGSRAPDANVVVENSDNVTVPTSPAVERGSSAGGMAPPTSPFGAGIAGSNAVGMSEIDISSPLNYGTPSSLGSVRTPRSGIRGTPMRQRPDLRADRRVRQVNVGSDQLEPIAEGSQPSEAESATPSQPKLVVWGTNVIVSDCLRKFKDFMMRYIDPDAAQDEISEGMNLNEPLYMQKLEEIHTLEEPFLNINCAHLKTFDEGLYRQLICYPQDVIPTFDVAVNEMFFERYPAAILEHQIQVRPFNAEKTRSMRALNPEDIDQLITISGMVIRTSNIMPEMREAFFKCIVCDFSTVVELERGRIAEPTVCSHCNTNHCFQLIHNRSQFADRQMVKLQEAPDDMAAGQTPHNVLLLAHDDLVDKVQPGDRVTVTGIYKAMPIQENPRQRHVRSVYKTHIDVVHFRKVDDKRLYEQEEGKDHMFPPERVELLKKLSQKPDVYDRLVRTIAPSIYENTDIKKGILLQLFGGSKKKQATSGRQNFRAEIHILLCGDPGTSKSQLLQYVYHLVPRAQYTSGKGSSAVGLTAYVTKDPETRQLVLQTGALVLADNGVCCIDEFDKMNDSTRSVLHEVMEQQTLSIAKAGIICQLNARTSILAAANPSESQWNKNKTIIDNVQLPHTLMSRFDLIFLVLDPQDEVFDRRLASHLVSLYYASREDDEDSLFDMSVLRDYMAYAKEHINPILSEEAQQRLIQAYVDMRKVGAGRGQISAYPRQLESLIRLSEAHAKVRLSETVEVVDVEEAWRLHREALKQSATDPLSGKIDVGILTTGLSSAARKKRAELVASIKENLKLKGKISTLPYQKLFGEIKEASQVLVTKEQFEDALKELQDXGLIVIVGNNTIRIC, from the exons aTGTCCAGTCCAGCACGACCAAGCCGTGGACGCCGCGAGAATGGTTCGCAGAACACCCCGCTGAAGCAGA CAACATCCAACAATGAAACGGAAACGCCGCTGCGGATGGGCAGCCGCGCGCCCGATGCCAACGTCGTCGTGGAGAATTCGGACAACGTGACCGTTCCGACGTCTCCGGCGGTTGAGCGGGGCTCTTCGGCGGGAGGTATGGCACCGCCCACGAGTCCGTTTGGTGCTGGAATTGCCGGAAGCAACGCCGTTGGAATGAGCGAAATAGACATCAGTTCGCCGTTGAATTACGGAACGCCCAGCTCATTGGGATCGGTTCGTACGCCACGGTCTGGGATTCGGGGAACTCCGATGCGTCAGCGGCCCGATTTGAGGGCGGATCGACGAGTGCGGCAGGTGAATGTTGGGTCGGATCAGTTGGAGCCGATTGCGGAGGGCAGTCAACCTTCGGAGGCGGAATCGGCCACGCCTAGCCAGCCAAAGTTGGTCGTTTGGGGAACGAACGTGATCGTGTCGGATTGTCTGCGCAAGTTCAAGGACTTTATGATGCGGTACATCGATCCGGACGCGGCCCAGGATGAGATTAGCGAGGGGATGAATTTGAACGAGCCGCTGTACATGCAAAAGTTGGAGGAGATTCATACGCTGGAGGAGCCGTTTTTGAACATCAACTGTGCCCACTTGAAGACCTTTGATGAGGGACTGTACCGGCAGTTGATTTGCTACCCGCAGGACGTGATTCCGACGTTTGATGTGGCCGTGAATGAGATGTTCTTCGAGCGTTATCCGGCGGCCATTCTTGAGCATCAGATTCAGGTGCGGCCGTTCAACGCGGAGAAGACGCGTAGCATGCGGGCGTTGAATCCGGAAGATATTGACCAGCTGATTACGATCAGTGGAATGGTGATTCGTACGTCGAACATAATGCCGGAGATGAGAGAGGCGTTCTTCAAGTGTATTGTGTGCGATTTCAGCACGGTTGTTGAGTTGGAACGAGGTCGGATTGCGGAACCGACGGTGTGCTCGCACTGTAACACGAACCATTGCTTCCAGTTGATTCACAACCGGTCGCAGTTTGCCGATCGTCAGATGGTGAAGCTGCAGGAAGCTCCGGATGATATGGCCGCTGGACAGACTCCGCACAACGTGTTGCTGCTGGCTCACGACGATCTGGTAGACAAGGTTCAGCCGGGAGATCGCGTTACAGTGACTGGAATCTACAAGGCGATGCCGATTCAGGAAAATCCGCGTCAACGCCATGTTCGGTCGGTCTACAAGACGCACATTGACGTGGTTCACTTCCGCAAGGTGGACGACAAACGTCTGTACGAGCAGGAAGAGGGCAAGGATCACATGTTCCCGCCGGAGCGAGTTGAACTGCTGAAGAAGCTGTCCCAGAAGCCGGACGTGTATGATCGTTTGGTGCGCACGATCGCGCCTTCAATCTACGAAAACACCGACATCAAGAAGGGAATTCTGCTGCAGCTGTTTGGCGGATCGAAGAAAAAGCAGGCCACTTCCGGTCGGCAGAACTTCCGAGCGGAAATTCACATTCTGCTGTGCGGCGACCCGGGTACTTCCAAGTCCCAGCTGCTGCAGTACGTGTACCATTTGGTTCCGCGTGCGCAGTACACTTCCGGCAAGGGATCCTCCGCGGTAGGTTTGACTGCTTACGTCACGAAGGATCCGGAAACGCGTCAGCTGGTGCTGCAAACCGGCGCGCTGGTCCTGGCTGACAACGGAGTCTGCTGTATCGACGAGTTTGATAAGATGAACGACTCGACCCGCAGCGTTCTGCACGAAGTCATGGAACAACAAACGCTCAGTATTGCAAAGGCCGGTATCATTTGCCAGCTGAACGCTCGGACGTCCATTCTGGCCGCGGCCAACCCGTCTGAATCGCAATGGAACAAGAACAAAACCATCATCGACAATGTTCAGCTGCCGCACACTCTCATGTCACGGTTTGATCTGATCTTCCTCGTGCTGGACCCTCAGGACGAGGTGTTTGACCGGCGTCTTGCGTCTCACTTGGTTTCGTTGTACTACGCCTCGCGGGAAGATGACGAGGACAGTCTGTTCGACATGAGCGTGCTGCGCGATTACATGGCCTACGCCAAGGAACACATCAACCCGATTCTCTCGGAGGAAGCCCAACAGCGGCTGATCCAAGCGTACGTCGACATGCGCAAGGTCGGTGCCGGTCGCGGCCAAATCTCCGCTTACCCGAGACAGCTGGAGAGTCTGATTCGGCTATCGGAAGCGCACGCCAAGGTGCGCCTTTCGGAGACCGTTGAAGTGGTGGACGTTGAGGAGGCATGGCGGCTGCACCGTGAAGCGTTGAAACAGTCCGCCACGGATCCGCTGTCGGGCAAGATCGACGTGGGCATCCTGACGACCGGATTGTCGAGTGCGGCGCGGAAAAAGCGCGCCGAACTGGTGGCCAGCATCAAGGAGAACCTGAAGCTGAAGGGCAAAATCTCCACGCTGCCGTACCAGAAGCTGTTTGGCGAGATTAAGGAGGCGTCGCAAGTG TTGGTGACCAAAGAACAGTTTGAGGATGCGCTCAAGGAGCTGCAGG GAGGTCTAATCGTTATCGTTGGAAACAACACCATCAGGATATGTTGA